One genomic window of Candidatus Pseudobacter hemicellulosilyticus includes the following:
- a CDS encoding RagB/SusD family nutrient uptake outer membrane protein, producing the protein MRTGKLLLIAGTLLIAIAAGSCKRGLLDVFPSDSLSDETVFQDISTANRVLTNVYGSLPDGFSRRDQGPIGDGGNWSRGMTALAMAEDDAEGNNLASSTHGINMGIIPTTWAYAEDFWVGYYWVIRKANQFMERIDIVPGDAALKARMKAEAQFIRAFCYSELIKIYGGVPLMLKAGTPAEAVIPRNSYAECVTQIIKDCDEAANGLPSVMPPAELGRATKVAALALKARVLLYNASPLNNPTNDKQRWTDAANAAKAVMQFGPAPLGNNEYSLYPDYYKLFIDKAGNKEVIFARKFQNPSIHPPDGARNKWYMSVPGLNDGGWGGFCPTQNLVDAYEMKNGLAITAAGSGYDPQDPYTNRDSRLSKTVVHQGSIYKNGTFIEIWRGGNVNNESRLDSPKTGYGLMKLIDTSKHTNNGSADNDWVFLRFGEVLLNYAEAQNEAVGPDASVYEAVRLVRERAGQPALPAGLDQAAMRQRLINERRVELSFEEHRFFDVRRWKLGSTYFKGPVYKVQITKQPNGSLFYSYPLWETRDFKEFQNLLPIPQSEIDRNGLLDQNPEYPR; encoded by the coding sequence ATGCGTACTGGAAAATTATTACTCATAGCTGGCACACTACTGATAGCCATTGCTGCCGGCTCCTGCAAACGGGGACTGCTGGATGTTTTTCCAAGCGACTCGTTGTCTGATGAAACTGTGTTTCAGGATATCTCCACCGCCAACAGGGTACTCACCAATGTTTATGGAAGCCTGCCCGATGGTTTCTCCCGCAGGGACCAGGGGCCAATAGGCGATGGCGGTAACTGGTCCAGGGGGATGACCGCCCTGGCCATGGCAGAGGATGACGCAGAAGGCAATAACCTGGCCTCCTCTACCCACGGCATCAACATGGGTATCATTCCCACCACCTGGGCCTATGCAGAAGACTTCTGGGTAGGGTATTACTGGGTGATCCGGAAAGCCAACCAGTTCATGGAAAGGATCGATATTGTGCCCGGTGATGCCGCGCTGAAAGCCAGGATGAAGGCGGAAGCCCAGTTCATCCGCGCTTTTTGCTACAGTGAGCTGATCAAGATCTATGGTGGTGTGCCGCTGATGCTGAAAGCCGGCACTCCCGCTGAGGCTGTTATTCCCAGGAACTCTTATGCTGAATGCGTTACCCAGATCATTAAGGACTGTGATGAAGCAGCCAACGGCCTACCATCAGTAATGCCCCCGGCAGAACTGGGCCGCGCCACCAAAGTGGCGGCACTGGCGCTGAAAGCAAGGGTGCTGCTGTACAATGCCAGCCCGCTCAATAACCCCACCAACGACAAGCAGCGCTGGACCGATGCCGCCAATGCAGCAAAAGCTGTTATGCAATTTGGCCCGGCTCCCTTGGGCAACAATGAATACAGTCTGTATCCTGACTACTATAAACTGTTTATAGACAAGGCTGGCAATAAAGAAGTGATCTTTGCCCGTAAATTCCAGAACCCTTCTATCCATCCACCGGATGGCGCCCGGAACAAATGGTATATGAGTGTTCCCGGCTTGAATGATGGGGGATGGGGTGGCTTCTGCCCCACACAGAACCTGGTGGATGCCTATGAAATGAAGAATGGGCTGGCCATCACTGCAGCAGGTTCGGGATATGATCCACAGGACCCTTATACCAACCGCGACAGCCGCCTGAGCAAAACGGTGGTACACCAGGGCTCTATTTACAAGAATGGCACCTTCATTGAGATCTGGCGCGGTGGTAATGTCAATAATGAAAGCAGGCTGGACAGTCCCAAGACCGGTTATGGCCTGATGAAACTGATAGATACTTCCAAGCATACTAATAATGGCAGCGCAGATAATGACTGGGTCTTCCTGCGTTTTGGCGAAGTGCTGCTGAACTATGCGGAAGCACAGAACGAGGCCGTTGGTCCTGATGCCAGTGTGTATGAAGCCGTAAGACTTGTCCGGGAAAGGGCCGGCCAGCCGGCATTGCCTGCGGGCCTTGATCAGGCTGCCATGCGCCAGCGCCTTATCAATGAAAGACGGGTAGAGCTTTCTTTTGAAGAGCATCGCTTCTTTGATGTACGACGCTGGAAACTGGGTTCAACGTATTTCAAAGGACCAGTCTATAAAGTTCAGATCACCAAACAGCCCAACGGTAGCCTTTTCTACAGCTACCCGCTCTGGGAAACGCGTGATTTCAAAGAGTTCCAGAACCTGCTGCCTATCCCGCAATCGGAAATAGACAGGAACGGCCTGCTGGATCAGAATCCTGAGTATCCCCGTTAA
- a CDS encoding TonB-dependent receptor, translating to MKYIHRILSIIVLLCFLVSQAQAQTIQVTGKVTRKSTGEPLAGATISIKGSATAVTSGDNGDYAITLPAAGATLVATYAGLTEVEVLVDKAGMVNFALEEHALTDVVVVGYGSQRRSNVTGSIATIKNKELVSAPVGDLSNALQGRVPGVITKQSSGEPGKDGAAIYIRGNSTFGSSMEPLFVVDGIVRTSRDFAQLDPSEVESINLLKDASAAAIFGVKGANGVVLVTTKRGKAGKMTTSYTFNYGFQRVTKMNDNLGAYEYALLRNEAQFNDGQAATYTSEQIQKFKDGSDPILYPNTDWQDLVLGGTAPQMQHNLNFSGGTDKVKYFASLGYFDQDGLYKSLNYKRYNARINLDMQVTNTTKVLIDLAGRFEDRKAPTMGIEQIFEHTLRNPPTLPAYYPGVGYAEPGSYVNTLRAIDPAAGSNNTQNTTLLTSVSLEQQIPWVKGLSLKGVFAYDRRMNFTKVWNSNVYQYAYNPTNGEYTPSAYAQPNLSETYWQQYQTEMQAHLNYANRFGKHGVSALVLVLQQERPENWFNAARSGFELPYFDVLSMGPVTNPQGAVTEVIGGNKMRSALRSAAARVNYDYNNTYLFQASLRADESEKFAKGYRRGYFPAFSLGWVISNEKFMESIRGTVDYLKLKGSWGKLGSDNMNNQQFLYLSRYVAVANNYPFGGIILPGLEPQAFLPEVTWETSAKTDIGLEARLFNGLIDVEANVFYEHRDKILAVRTAEVPYGYGGPLPAENVGEVKNRGFELVLGHSKRINQDLSYSVRGNITFVKNEIVKAPTSANVPDQFKAVGHSINSYYGYKATGIIRDSATYKNYNKTTQFPYGLGDIMYEDTNDDGVIDSDDRQWLSTGSIPEVVYGIAGGVTYKGFELNFLFQGAARVHQQLTQNAGYAFFNGGRVTGEWLDRWTPDNPGGKLPRLTTNATATTNNYQVPVGPDFGLGGNSFWIQDASYLRLKNLEIAYNFRQPFITNAGISNLRVFATGQNLLTFTKLNNQDPENTDARGWYYPAQTVFNFGVNVQF from the coding sequence ATGAAATACATACACCGTATATTATCCATTATAGTGCTGCTGTGCTTCCTGGTCAGCCAGGCACAGGCACAAACGATACAGGTTACCGGTAAGGTGACCAGGAAATCCACCGGGGAACCGCTTGCCGGCGCCACCATCAGTATTAAAGGTTCGGCTACGGCTGTTACTTCCGGGGACAACGGCGATTATGCCATCACGCTTCCTGCCGCCGGCGCTACCCTGGTAGCAACCTATGCCGGGTTAACCGAGGTAGAAGTGTTGGTTGATAAAGCCGGCATGGTGAACTTCGCCCTTGAAGAACATGCTTTGACAGATGTGGTAGTGGTAGGTTATGGTTCGCAGCGCCGCTCGAACGTTACCGGCTCCATTGCCACCATAAAAAATAAAGAACTGGTATCCGCGCCGGTGGGCGACCTGAGCAATGCCCTGCAGGGCCGTGTTCCGGGGGTCATCACCAAACAATCGTCCGGTGAACCCGGCAAGGATGGTGCGGCCATTTATATCCGTGGTAATTCCACTTTTGGTTCGTCCATGGAACCCCTCTTTGTGGTAGACGGTATTGTGCGTACTTCCAGGGACTTTGCCCAGCTGGATCCCAGTGAAGTGGAATCCATCAACCTGCTGAAAGACGCTTCTGCCGCCGCCATCTTTGGTGTTAAAGGCGCCAATGGGGTTGTGCTGGTCACTACCAAAAGAGGTAAGGCCGGTAAGATGACCACCAGCTATACTTTCAACTACGGGTTCCAGCGCGTAACAAAAATGAATGATAATCTGGGCGCTTATGAATATGCGCTTTTACGCAATGAAGCCCAGTTCAACGACGGACAGGCCGCTACCTATACCAGTGAGCAGATCCAGAAATTCAAGGATGGCAGCGATCCGATCCTGTATCCCAATACGGACTGGCAGGATCTTGTACTGGGAGGCACCGCCCCGCAGATGCAGCATAACCTGAACTTCAGCGGTGGCACCGATAAAGTGAAATATTTTGCCTCCCTGGGTTATTTTGACCAGGATGGTCTGTATAAATCGCTTAACTATAAACGGTATAATGCCAGGATCAACCTGGATATGCAGGTCACCAATACCACCAAGGTGCTGATTGACCTGGCAGGCCGGTTTGAAGACCGTAAAGCGCCTACCATGGGTATTGAGCAGATCTTTGAGCATACGCTCCGGAATCCGCCCACCCTGCCGGCCTATTATCCCGGAGTAGGGTATGCCGAACCTGGTTCGTACGTAAATACCCTCCGGGCCATTGATCCGGCTGCAGGCTCCAACAATACGCAAAATACCACCCTGCTGACTTCCGTATCACTGGAACAGCAGATCCCCTGGGTAAAAGGGCTTTCACTGAAAGGTGTATTTGCCTATGACAGGCGCATGAATTTTACCAAAGTGTGGAATTCGAATGTTTACCAGTATGCGTATAATCCCACCAACGGCGAGTATACCCCTTCCGCCTATGCGCAGCCCAACCTTTCTGAAACCTACTGGCAGCAATACCAGACAGAAATGCAGGCGCACCTGAACTATGCCAACCGCTTTGGCAAACATGGCGTATCTGCGCTGGTGCTGGTATTACAGCAGGAAAGACCGGAGAACTGGTTCAACGCAGCCAGGTCGGGATTTGAGCTGCCCTATTTTGATGTACTGTCTATGGGGCCCGTCACCAATCCCCAGGGTGCCGTGACCGAGGTCATCGGGGGGAACAAAATGCGTTCTGCCTTACGCAGCGCCGCCGCCCGGGTCAACTATGATTATAATAATACCTACCTGTTCCAGGCCAGTTTGCGTGCTGATGAATCAGAGAAGTTTGCCAAAGGGTACAGGCGCGGTTATTTCCCCGCCTTCTCACTCGGCTGGGTCATTTCCAATGAGAAATTTATGGAGAGCATTCGCGGAACAGTGGATTACCTGAAGCTGAAAGGCTCCTGGGGTAAACTGGGCAGCGATAATATGAACAACCAGCAGTTCCTGTACCTGTCCAGGTATGTAGCAGTAGCCAACAACTATCCTTTTGGCGGCATCATCCTGCCAGGACTTGAACCGCAGGCCTTCCTGCCGGAGGTGACCTGGGAAACATCTGCTAAAACCGATATCGGCCTGGAAGCCCGTTTGTTCAACGGCCTGATTGACGTGGAAGCAAATGTATTCTATGAACACAGGGACAAGATCCTGGCTGTTCGTACTGCCGAAGTGCCCTATGGTTATGGCGGCCCGCTCCCCGCAGAAAATGTAGGCGAAGTAAAGAACAGGGGATTTGAACTGGTACTGGGACATAGCAAGCGCATAAACCAGGACCTGTCTTACTCTGTCCGGGGAAATATCACCTTCGTAAAAAACGAGATCGTGAAGGCGCCTACTTCGGCCAATGTGCCGGACCAGTTCAAGGCGGTAGGTCATTCCATCAATTCCTATTATGGGTATAAAGCCACTGGTATCATCAGGGATTCTGCCACTTATAAGAATTATAATAAAACAACCCAGTTCCCCTACGGCCTGGGAGATATCATGTATGAAGACACCAATGACGACGGCGTGATTGACAGTGATGACAGGCAATGGCTCAGCACCGGTTCCATTCCTGAAGTGGTGTATGGCATTGCCGGTGGCGTAACCTACAAAGGATTTGAGCTGAACTTCCTGTTCCAGGGCGCCGCCAGGGTACACCAGCAGCTGACCCAGAATGCAGGGTATGCCTTTTTTAATGGGGGCAGGGTTACAGGAGAATGGCTGGACCGCTGGACGCCGGACAACCCGGGTGGCAAACTGCCCAGGCTGACCACCAATGCAACGGCTACTACCAATAACTACCAGGTACCAGTAGGGCCTGATTTTGGACTTGGCGGCAACAGCTTCTGGATCCAGGATGCTTCCTACCTGCGGTTGAAAAACCTGGAGATCGCGTATAACTTCAGGCAGCCGTTCATTACCAATGCGGGCATTTCTAACCTGCGGGTATTTGCCACCGGCCAGAACCTGCTCACATTTACCAAACTGAATAACCAGGATCCTGAAAACACTGATGCCAGGGGTTGGTATTATCCTGCACAGACCGTTTTCAATTTTGGCGTGAATGTTCAGTTCTGA
- a CDS encoding triple tyrosine motif-containing protein, whose product MMYRFICLIALLSTFCKVSGQTNIGLREMTHYEKTQYNAGAQNWSIRQDLQGRIYFANNEGLLCFDGVYWKLYPLPNKTIVRSIEFGKDGRIYIGAQDEIGYFSRDKGDRLSYTSLMHLVPPADRKFADIWQLVAFGDELFFRGSEKILRYTNNQISVFQASTTWFYLGIANDQLLAQDEKLGLLLYKNGSWEPFVPFQQLPAGFHILDIAGMSGDTCLLTTHHHGIYQLAGNRLTPFLLSGMPIDLHQPFSGIRKIDDTHFIAGTYFNGFYLINDKGTVLENFSKKEGLQNSNIRSLFCDRNQNIWLGLDNGIDFIAFNNAIKHINPPLMNDGAGYAVISYQNNLYFGLSNGIYQLPVPEIEDLSNARDAFTRLSEGQVWGLFLFNNELLAGADDGFYRFRNNRPEPVTRETGFWIFEPLQAYQQHPLLVAGNYLGVKLYESNGDQLIDRGKIGDFKESARYLVVDKNNTIWVSHPYRGVYRMEHHAGADSPVKLYTAENGLPSTLNNHVFRVKNRTVIATEKGVYEYNAQTDRFEPSAYFKDIFGENSVRYLKEDPAGNVWFVQEKNIGVVDFSTIKPAIIFLPELKGKIRSGFEHVYPINENNIFVGGEKGFYHINYEKYKRNNHPLKVYIRTVRSLGKTDSLLFGGYSGNVNEDKAQEAAAIPRVSHHSNSFHIEYASPLFEQQANIEYSYFLDGFDEGWSSWSKKTEKDYTNLPAGNYTFRVKARNNLNNESSLSNYSFSVLPPWYLSVVARIAYLLLAIWLTWFVYKQQQKKLVRERQKHQEEQKRQAYLHQLELEKSEKEVVKLRNEKLESEIQFKNTELASTAMHLVQKEEFLVKIKEELQQLNRNGVEKAETGELKKILRILSEEGKLNEEWEQFSLHFDKVHSDFLMKLKERFPDLRPHELKLCAYLRMNMSSKEIARLMSISVRGVEISRYRLRKKLQLPTEANLFQYLFDLQRSDFS is encoded by the coding sequence ATGATGTATCGTTTTATTTGCCTGATCGCTTTGCTCAGCACTTTTTGCAAGGTTTCCGGACAGACCAATATAGGCCTGCGGGAAATGACGCATTATGAAAAAACGCAATACAATGCCGGCGCTCAGAACTGGAGCATCCGGCAGGACCTGCAAGGCAGGATCTATTTTGCCAATAATGAAGGGCTGCTTTGTTTTGACGGCGTATACTGGAAATTATACCCTCTCCCCAATAAAACCATTGTCCGCTCTATTGAATTTGGAAAAGACGGCCGGATCTATATAGGCGCCCAGGATGAGATCGGGTATTTCTCCCGCGACAAGGGCGACCGCCTCTCTTACACTTCCCTCATGCACCTGGTACCTCCGGCAGACCGGAAATTTGCCGATATCTGGCAACTGGTAGCTTTCGGGGATGAACTGTTTTTCAGAGGGTCTGAAAAGATCTTACGCTATACCAACAACCAGATAAGTGTTTTCCAGGCTTCCACCACCTGGTTCTACCTGGGTATCGCCAATGACCAGCTGCTGGCGCAGGACGAGAAACTGGGCCTGCTGCTGTATAAAAACGGCAGCTGGGAACCCTTTGTTCCCTTCCAGCAATTACCGGCAGGTTTCCATATCCTGGATATAGCCGGTATGAGCGGGGATACCTGCCTGCTGACTACCCATCACCATGGCATCTACCAGCTGGCAGGTAACCGGCTGACCCCTTTCCTGCTCTCGGGCATGCCCATTGACCTCCACCAGCCTTTTTCCGGCATCCGGAAGATAGATGATACCCATTTTATTGCAGGCACCTATTTTAACGGCTTTTACCTGATCAATGATAAAGGAACCGTATTGGAGAATTTTTCCAAAAAAGAAGGCCTGCAGAACAGTAATATACGGAGCCTTTTCTGCGACCGGAACCAGAATATCTGGCTGGGACTTGATAACGGGATCGATTTCATTGCCTTTAATAATGCCATCAAACATATCAACCCGCCCCTGATGAATGATGGCGCGGGATACGCTGTCATCAGCTACCAGAACAACCTGTATTTTGGTTTATCCAATGGTATCTACCAGTTACCAGTCCCGGAGATTGAAGACCTCAGTAACGCCAGGGACGCCTTCACCCGGTTAAGCGAAGGACAGGTATGGGGCCTCTTTCTCTTCAATAATGAATTGCTGGCCGGCGCCGATGATGGTTTTTACCGGTTCCGCAATAACAGGCCCGAGCCGGTAACCAGGGAAACAGGCTTCTGGATCTTTGAACCTTTACAAGCCTATCAGCAGCATCCACTCCTGGTGGCGGGTAATTACCTGGGCGTAAAGCTGTATGAGAGCAATGGCGATCAACTGATAGACAGAGGCAAAATTGGTGATTTCAAAGAATCCGCCCGCTACCTGGTGGTGGATAAGAACAATACCATCTGGGTATCCCATCCCTACCGGGGTGTTTACCGCATGGAACACCATGCAGGAGCAGATAGTCCTGTAAAACTGTATACAGCAGAAAACGGACTACCCTCAACGCTCAATAACCATGTATTCAGGGTCAAGAACAGGACCGTGATAGCCACTGAAAAAGGCGTGTATGAATACAATGCGCAGACCGACCGGTTTGAACCTTCGGCCTATTTCAAAGATATCTTTGGGGAGAACAGTGTCCGGTATTTAAAAGAGGATCCGGCAGGCAATGTGTGGTTTGTGCAGGAAAAGAATATCGGCGTGGTGGATTTCTCCACCATTAAACCGGCCATCATTTTCCTGCCTGAACTGAAAGGAAAGATCCGCAGTGGCTTTGAGCATGTATACCCCATTAATGAGAACAATATATTCGTAGGCGGAGAAAAAGGGTTCTACCATATCAATTATGAAAAATACAAAAGGAATAACCACCCGCTGAAAGTATATATCCGTACTGTCCGGTCACTGGGCAAAACAGATAGCCTCCTGTTTGGCGGCTATAGCGGTAATGTGAACGAGGACAAGGCGCAGGAGGCGGCAGCTATTCCCAGGGTAAGCCATCATTCCAACTCCTTTCATATTGAATACGCTTCCCCGCTTTTTGAACAGCAGGCCAATATTGAGTACAGTTACTTCCTTGACGGGTTTGACGAGGGCTGGTCTTCCTGGTCCAAGAAAACAGAAAAGGATTATACCAACCTGCCGGCAGGCAATTATACCTTCCGGGTAAAAGCACGCAATAACCTGAATAATGAATCATCGCTTAGCAATTATTCCTTCAGCGTTTTACCGCCCTGGTACCTCTCAGTGGTAGCCAGGATCGCTTACCTGCTGTTAGCAATATGGCTGACCTGGTTTGTGTATAAGCAACAGCAAAAAAAGCTGGTCCGTGAGCGACAAAAGCACCAGGAAGAGCAGAAGCGCCAGGCCTACCTGCATCAGCTGGAGCTGGAAAAATCAGAGAAAGAAGTGGTTAAGTTGCGCAATGAAAAGCTGGAATCAGAGATCCAGTTCAAGAATACAGAGCTGGCCTCCACGGCCATGCACCTGGTGCAAAAGGAAGAATTCCTGGTGAAGATAAAAGAAGAGCTGCAGCAGCTGAACCGGAACGGCGTGGAAAAAGCAGAGACCGGCGAGTTGAAAAAGATCCTCCGGATCCTATCGGAAGAAGGAAAGCTGAATGAAGAATGGGAGCAGTTCTCCCTGCATTTTGATAAAGTGCATAGTGATTTCCTGATGAAGCTGAAAGAGCGGTTCCCGGACCTGAGGCCGCATGAGCTGAAGCTCTGCGCCTATCTCCGGATGAATATGTCCAGTAAAGAGATCGCCCGCCTGATGAGCATTTCTGTACGGGGGGTGGAGATCAGCCGCTACCGGCTGCGGAAAAAACTGCAATTGCCAACAGAGGCCAATCTGTTCCAGTACCTGTTTGATCTGCAAAGAAGTGATTTCAGCTGA
- the thrC gene encoding threonine synthase, translated as MQYYSLNGQSPAVDFKQATIQGQAPDKGLYFPEKIPAFGKELVGNIEAYSREKIAFQAIRPYVGGTIPDAELERIVAETVSFEIPLVKVNDNIYSLELFHGPTLAFKDIGARFMSRCLGYFARERKEKVIVLVATSGDTGGAVAHGFYDVPGVDVVILYPSGKVSSVQEKQLTTLGKNIHALEVEGSFDDCQQLVKQAFTDKELTSKLFLTSANSINVARWLPQQFYYLFAYQQWFDKHRPPVISVPSGNFGNICAGLLAHRSGLPVRHFIAACNANNAVTEYLHTGEFQAKKAVPTISNAMDVGNPSNFVRILELFNKEFGALRSVLSSESISDVETKKTIRQVYSSYQYLPDPHGAVGYLALERYLEKHPGVKGIFLETAHPVKFYDVVEPVIGANVGLPAAVAGLMDKKKQSTLIPAEYEALKAALARF; from the coding sequence ATGCAGTATTATAGTCTCAACGGGCAATCGCCCGCTGTCGATTTCAAACAGGCTACCATACAGGGCCAGGCGCCCGATAAAGGCCTTTATTTCCCGGAAAAGATCCCCGCTTTCGGTAAGGAACTGGTGGGAAATATAGAGGCCTACAGCCGGGAAAAGATCGCTTTCCAGGCCATCCGTCCCTATGTGGGAGGTACTATTCCGGATGCAGAACTGGAGCGTATTGTGGCCGAGACGGTCAGTTTTGAGATCCCGCTTGTAAAAGTGAATGACAATATCTATTCCCTGGAATTGTTCCATGGTCCTACACTGGCCTTTAAAGATATTGGCGCACGCTTCATGAGCCGCTGCCTGGGTTATTTTGCCCGGGAGAGAAAAGAAAAAGTGATTGTGCTGGTGGCCACTTCCGGTGATACCGGCGGGGCGGTGGCGCATGGCTTTTATGATGTGCCCGGCGTAGATGTGGTGATCCTCTATCCTTCGGGTAAAGTGAGCAGCGTTCAGGAGAAACAGCTCACCACCCTGGGAAAAAATATACATGCACTGGAAGTAGAAGGCAGTTTCGATGATTGCCAGCAGCTGGTGAAACAGGCTTTCACCGACAAAGAACTGACCAGTAAACTTTTCCTTACTTCCGCCAATTCTATTAATGTAGCCCGCTGGCTGCCGCAGCAGTTCTACTACCTGTTTGCTTACCAGCAGTGGTTTGATAAACACAGGCCGCCGGTGATCTCCGTGCCCAGCGGCAATTTCGGTAATATCTGTGCGGGCCTGCTGGCCCATCGGTCAGGATTGCCGGTCCGGCATTTTATTGCGGCCTGCAATGCCAATAACGCCGTGACCGAATACCTGCATACCGGCGAGTTCCAGGCAAAGAAAGCGGTGCCCACTATTTCCAATGCCATGGATGTTGGAAATCCCAGCAATTTTGTGCGGATACTGGAATTGTTCAACAAAGAGTTTGGCGCCCTGCGCAGTGTGCTGAGCAGTGAGAGCATTTCTGACGTAGAAACAAAGAAGACCATCCGGCAGGTGTATTCCTCTTACCAATACCTTCCTGATCCGCATGGCGCAGTGGGTTACCTGGCCCTTGAACGTTACCTGGAAAAGCATCCGGGGGTGAAAGGGATATTTTTGGAGACTGCACACCCCGTAAAGTTCTATGATGTGGTGGAACCGGTGATAGGGGCTAACGTAGGCCTTCCGGCAGCAGTGGCCGGCCTGATGGATAAGAAGAAGCAAAGCACGCTGATCCCTGCGGAGTATGAAGCACTGAAAGCAGCGCTGGCGCGATTCTGA
- a CDS encoding homoserine kinase, whose product MQTVKVYAPATVANLVCGFDVLGMALHQPDDLMTLSFRDEPGLLIRHDDEYGLPVEPEKNVAGAALLALMEEWNKPVGFELVIEKRIKPGSGLGSSAASSAGAVVAANHLLGNPFSKEDLVRFAMNGEKVASGVKHADNIAPAIYGGITLIRSIFPLDIVPLTGPPLYVTVVHPQIEVRTADARQILRKEVQLKNAIRQWGNIAGLVAGLMKQDYALIGRSLEDVIIEPVRSILIPGFDAVKKFSMEAGALGGGISGSGPSIFMISQEEKSALRVEEVMKGVYTRLGIDFRTYVTTVSYEGVRVVAE is encoded by the coding sequence ATGCAAACTGTAAAAGTATATGCTCCCGCCACCGTAGCCAACCTGGTCTGTGGTTTCGATGTGCTGGGAATGGCCCTTCACCAGCCGGACGACCTGATGACCCTTTCGTTCAGGGACGAACCGGGGCTGCTGATCCGGCATGATGATGAATATGGTCTGCCGGTGGAGCCGGAGAAGAATGTGGCGGGCGCTGCATTGCTGGCCCTCATGGAGGAATGGAATAAACCGGTAGGATTTGAATTGGTGATAGAGAAGCGCATCAAACCCGGCAGCGGGCTGGGCTCCAGTGCGGCCAGCTCGGCCGGCGCGGTGGTAGCGGCCAATCATTTACTGGGCAACCCTTTCTCCAAAGAAGACCTGGTCCGCTTTGCCATGAATGGCGAGAAAGTGGCCAGCGGGGTAAAACATGCAGACAATATTGCGCCTGCTATCTATGGCGGCATCACCCTCATCCGTTCCATCTTTCCCCTGGACATAGTCCCGCTCACCGGCCCGCCGCTGTATGTTACCGTGGTACATCCGCAGATTGAAGTGCGCACGGCCGATGCGCGGCAGATCCTGCGCAAGGAAGTGCAGTTGAAAAACGCTATCAGGCAATGGGGCAATATAGCAGGACTGGTGGCTGGCCTGATGAAGCAGGACTATGCGCTGATTGGCCGTTCGCTGGAGGATGTGATCATTGAGCCGGTACGCAGTATCCTGATACCCGGCTTTGATGCAGTCAAGAAATTCAGCATGGAAGCCGGCGCGCTGGGTGGCGGTATCTCCGGATCAGGCCCCTCTATTTTTATGATCAGCCAGGAAGAAAAAAGCGCCCTCCGGGTGGAAGAAGTGATGAAGGGTGTGTATACCAGGCTGGGCATTGATTTCAGGACCTATGTCACTACCGTGAGCTATGAAGGTGTGCGGGTAGTGGCGGAATAA